DNA sequence from the Bacillus pumilus genome:
ATCGATCAGCATCGGAATCAGCCGTCAGTTTCAGGAGCTCACGATGGCAAAACAGGCTTACATTGAAGGAAAAGAGGCCTTAAAATACAGACTCAAAGCAGAGAAAAAGTCCATTATCTTATATGAACATATCCAGCAAGGAAAAACGTTTAAAACTCATTTTCCAAAGCAGCTTCAACATGATTTATTTGATGCGATGAAAGCAGGTGACCAAGGCAAGGCAGATCACTATTTACATGTGCTTCTGCAATCCATTTTCTCTAAAAATGCAGGACCGCACGAGTACCATATCGCCCTCGCCCGTTTTTTAAACAATTTGATTGAGTTGATGCATTTGCTTGGCATTGAATTATTTGAGGTCGAAGACAATAAAATGCTGTATGATACGATTTTTGAATTTAAAACGTTTGAAGATACCGAAGCATGGCTGAAACATGAGATCATTCGGCCGATAATTGACCAGCTAGGTGCACGCGAGGAATCACAATACAAAAACATCTCAGAAAAGATCATCCATATCATTCATCAAGAATTCGACTCAGATCTCACATTGGATGAAATCGCCACACGCCTGCATTACAACCCAAATTATTTAAGCAGTATCTTTAGAAAGGAAATGGATATCTCCTTTAGTGAATATCTCTCATCCTACAGACACCATGTCGCCAAAAACTGGCTCGTGGAGACCGATATGTCCGTCAAAGAAATTTCGGAAAAACTGAAATATAAAAACCCGCAAAACTTCATCCGTTCCTTCAAAAAACTAGAAGGCACGACCCCTGGCAAATACCGCGACCAGAAAAAAGGCATATAAGACAAAAAGTCCCGCTCTCATAGGAGGAAGCGGGACTTTTTTATTTAAATTGTTCATTTAAAATGCTGTCTTCTAGCACTGAAAGCGGCTCTCCGTACACACGTTCAATATGAGCTGCTCCCCAATCACATAGCGCATTCAGAATTCTTTCGAGCGACTGACCGTATTCACTTAATTCATATTCCACTTTAGGCGGTACTTGCTCATACACAATCCGGTTAATCACCCCATCACTTTCAAGCTCTCTCAGCTGCTGCGTGAGCATTTTTTGTGTGATGTTTGGCATGAGTCTCTTCAATTCACTTGTGCGTTTTTTTCCATGTGTTAAATGACATAAAATCACGCACTTCCACTTCCCGCCAATGACCTCAAGGGTCGCTTCCACGGAGATATTATATTTTTTCTTTTCCATTAAATCCTCACTCCTCATTATACGAACAGGCACTTTTTAGTACCTATATTACAAAAAAGTACGTACTTTTTTTTTCGTCATCCATGTTAGATAATAACTCTTGCCGATCGGCTTCGTCTATCAAAATGTCATCTCAGAAGGATGTGAAATGATTCATGAAGAAAAAACAAAACCAATTTGCCCTTCTCGCACTAGCTATTAGTGCTTTTGCTATAGGAACCACTGAGTTTATTAGTGTCGGTCTTTTGCCGATGATTTCAGAGGACTTTGGAGTGAGCGTCAGCCAGGCGGGCTGGACCGTCTCTTTATATGCACTTGGTGTGACATTCGGCGCCCCTATTTTGACTTCTCTGACTTCAGCGATGAAAAGAAAAACATTGCTTTTGCTCATTATGCTCGTCTTTTTGATTGGAAATACACTCGCCACGATGGCTCCGACCTTTTCAGTACTATTAATCGGACGGGTCATTTCAGCCTTATCCCATGGAATCTTTATGTCCATCGGCTCTACGATCGCTGCAAGCCTTGTAGTGAAAGAAAAACGGGCAAGCGCAATTGCCTTTATGTTCACTGGTTTAACAGTAGCGACTGTGACGGGCGTGCCTTTTGGGACATTTCTTGGTCATGAGCTCGGCTGGCGGACATCATTTGGTGTGATTGTCATTATTGGTCTGATCGCACTAATATCTAACTATTTTCTTGTTCCATCTCAATTAAAGCAAGGCGTGAAAACATCATTTAAGGATCAAGCTGTTTTATTAAAAACAAAAAGAATCTTGCTTCTATTTGTCATTACAGCAACAGGATACGGAGGAACCTTTGTCGTCTTTACGTATTTATCCCCTCTCTTACAGCATGTGACAGGTCTTGCGCCTGGGGCGGTGGCATTGATCCTGCTTTTATACGGGATCACGATCGCAGCTGGAAATGTCATTGGCGGAAAGGCTGCAAATGAGAAGCCAATGAAAGCACTCATTTACATGTTTATCATCCAAAGCATCATTTTGTTTATCCTTAGCTTGGCTGCTGGGTTTACGGTGCTAGGCATCGCAACCGTCATGCTGATGGGACTGTTTGCTTTCATGAATGTCCCAGGGCTTCAAGTAGCTGTCGTTGATTTTGCAGAAAGATACACACCAGGAGCAGTCGACGTCGCTTCCGCTATGAATATCGCTGCCTTTAATGCTGGTATCGCCATCGGCTCATTTTTAGGCGGCATCGTGACAGATACTCTTGGGCTTGTGCATACAGGCTGGGTCGGCGGTATCATGGTCCTCATCGCAGCGATTCTCACGATGATTAGTTTTCGAATGGAACAACAAGAACAAAATCAAACCATCTAAGGAGTGTTCAATATGAATCATTTACAAAGTACAAAAACATTAAACAATGGAGTCCACATGCCAGGATTTGGTCTCGGTGTATTCAAGGTGGAAGATGGTGCAGAATTAATAGACGCCGTCAAAACAGCCATTCAAATAGGCTATCGCAGTATTGATACAGCGGCTATTTATGGCAATGAGGAAGGGGTTGGACGAGGCATACAACTTGGTCTTGCAGAAACAGGACTGCGCCGCGAAGACCTCTTTGTGACATCAAAAGTGTGGAATGCCGATTTAGGATATGAATCCACTCTACAAGCATATGAGGAAAGCTTGAAAAAACTTCAGCTTGACTACTTGGATCTATATTTAATTCATTGGCCGGTTGAAGGAAAATATAAAGACGCTTGGCGTGCGCTGGAAACCTTGTATCGTGAAGGAAAGGTTAGAGCCATTGGTGTGAGCAACTTCCAGCCGCATCATCTAGACGACCTATTAAAAGATGCAGACATCATACCAGCCATCAATCAAGTCGAGTTTCACCCAAAACTGACGCAGGAAGCACTCTATACGTATTTGAACACACATGGCATTCAAATGGAAGCTTGGTCACCGCTCATGCAGGGGGAACTGCTTCATCATCCGGTGATCAAAGAACTCTCGGACACATACGGCAAAACACCTGCTCAAATTATTTTGCGCTGGGATGTGCAAAAAGGCGTCATCACCATTCCAAAATCAACGAAAGCGCATCGTTTAAAAGAAAATGCAGACATATTTGATTTTGTCTTATCTGATGAGGATATGAAACGTCTTTCTGACTTAAATGAAAACAAACGGATCGGTCCAGACCCAGACAACTTTGACTTTTAATAGAAACACCCCCGCTCTTTAACTGTGCGGGGGTGTTGATGTTGATTATTTTGATTTTTTAAAGGAAACTTCATATTCTTCTATGATTTTATTGCCACCATTTGATTTCCACTTCTCTACATCTTTCTTAAATTGATCTTCACTGATGTCTCCAAGAATGAACTTATAGGTCGCATCATCGATGATTTTTTTCAATTCATTTCCTCGTTCTGAGGCTGTTTCTGAATACAGGCTTTCAGCAGGGTTGGCGACGATGATCTTTTGATTGTCTTCTTCCAGCTCTTCATATTTTGTACGAACCGCATCCCCTTTATTTTTCAAGTAGCGTTTATCAATGCCTACTAAACTGACAAGCGGCTGTACATCTGTCTGCCAGCTTTTCACTTGGCTTTCTTCCCTGACAAATGTATTCCCTTCTTCTTTCTTATAATGCTCACCATCTATACCGTACGTCATGAGACCATAGACATCTTCTTCTGCAATGCGATCAAAGAAGGCCAAAATTCGCTTTAATTCTGCCTCTGATTTCACGCTTGTTTTAGGGAATGCGAAGATGCCATTATGACCACCTGATGCCCACACCCGTTCTTTGCCATCTGGACCTTTGATTCGGTTCAAGATATCGACTTTCATGTTTTTATCTGTCGCGTCATCTCTCAAGTTCACAGCATCAACCATATTTCCAACATAGATTCCTGCTTTTCCTTGTGAGAATAATTCCTGCTGCTGTGTTTTGCTTGTCACAGGGAAGTCTTTGTTGATATAGCCATTATCACGCAGTTTCTTCATGTACTTCATCGTATTCATGTACTCATCTGTCATAAAGTCTGGCGTGAATTTGCCGTTATCTTCTTTCCAGTCTGTTGGCATTCCCTCATATGAACCAAGCGTTTTAAATGCCCCATAAATCAAATCGTTCCGATCCGTAAAGCCAATTGTATCCGCTTTTCCGTTTTGATTCGGATCTTTTTCAGTAAAGGCTTTCGCTACCTCATAAAGATCATCCAACGTTTTTGGTGTATCCAAATTTAAATTTTCAAGCCAATCCTTTCGAATGACAATTCCTTGTCTTGAAAGTGGTCTCTCTCTATAAATGCCATAAAGCTTACCGTCTATAGAGGCGTTTTTATTAATCAGTTCGTTCATCTTACTTAAATTTGGATAATCCTTTAAATACGGACCGACTTCCCAGAACATACCTGATCTGAATGCATTAATAGCAGACGAATTCTTAATGTCTTGAATCGTCACAATCTGCGGCAGATTCCCAGCTGCAAGTGCAGAATTTAACCGATCTTCCTTCACAGCATCAGGCACCCACGTAATATCAAGTTCTGTATTTGTGAGCTTCTCAATCTCTTTTAAAACCGAATCTTTCGGCGGCTGCTGATGATACAAAATGGCCATCCATGTCAGCTTCACTTTTTTGTCTAAATCAACCTTTTCATCCGATGAACTTCCTTTGCTTGAACATGCGGATAAAATACCGCTTGCTGCAAATAACAGAACAAACGCAATCAACCATAATTTCTTTCTCCCCATAAGATCCCTCCGTTGTTCCTTCTTTTTAACCTTTTACAGAACCTAGTAATGCCCCTTTGTTGAAATGCTTTTGAATAAATGGATAGACAAGCAGAACGGGAATGGTGGCTACCACAATGACAGCCATTTTAATCGTTTGGTCTGGCGGTGGTGTGGATGATCCCATATCCGACATATCTCCCTGCATTCCGCTCGAAACAATGACAATCTGCCTTAGAAGTACCTGAATCGGCCATTTCACTGAATCATTTAAATACAGAATGGCGGTCATGTACGTATTCCAATACGTCACGGCATAAAAAAGTGAAATGGTCGCAATAGCTGGCAAAGAAAGTGGCAGCACAATTTTAAAGAAAATCCCTAAATCGTTACAGCCATCCATCTTCGCTGATTCCTCAAGGCTTGCGGGAATGTTTTGAAAGAAGTTTTTCAAGATGATCAAATTGAACGCATTGATCGCAACCGGTAGAATCAGTGACCAATAGGTATCAAGTAGACCAAGTGTTTTCACAACAATAAACGTCGGAATCATACCTCCGCTAAATAGCATCGTGAAGACAACGAGAAACATCAATGTTCTCCGCCCTTTTAACTCCTGACGAGACAGCCCATATGCCATGAGTGAGGACAAAAACATGCTGACAGCTGTTCCAACGAGTGTCACAAGAATGGACACGATAAGGCTGCGGTACACAATATCCGTAGAGAAAATATACCGATAGGCCTCTAAAGAAAACGTGGTCGGGAACAAGATAAACTTCTTCGTGATGACCTCTTCTACTGTAGCAAAAGAGGCAGCAATGACATGGATGAACGGAAGCACACATATTAATGCGAACATGAGTAGAAAAGAGTAATTAAATAAGTTGAACAATCGGTCTTTAATAGAACGATCTATGTTCATCACACCCTTTCTTTGAAAGCGTTATCATTTTATCCGAAAATGAGCTGCAGCCTGTGACGATATCGTGATTAAAATGTAACAAACGGGGGAAGAAAGCGTCTATAATCATCTTGACAGAC
Encoded proteins:
- a CDS encoding winged helix-turn-helix transcriptional regulator; translation: MEKKKYNISVEATLEVIGGKWKCVILCHLTHGKKRTSELKRLMPNITQKMLTQQLRELESDGVINRIVYEQVPPKVEYELSEYGQSLERILNALCDWGAAHIERVYGEPLSVLEDSILNEQFK
- a CDS encoding MFS transporter, encoding MKKKQNQFALLALAISAFAIGTTEFISVGLLPMISEDFGVSVSQAGWTVSLYALGVTFGAPILTSLTSAMKRKTLLLLIMLVFLIGNTLATMAPTFSVLLIGRVISALSHGIFMSIGSTIAASLVVKEKRASAIAFMFTGLTVATVTGVPFGTFLGHELGWRTSFGVIVIIGLIALISNYFLVPSQLKQGVKTSFKDQAVLLKTKRILLLFVITATGYGGTFVVFTYLSPLLQHVTGLAPGAVALILLLYGITIAAGNVIGGKAANEKPMKALIYMFIIQSIILFILSLAAGFTVLGIATVMLMGLFAFMNVPGLQVAVVDFAERYTPGAVDVASAMNIAAFNAGIAIGSFLGGIVTDTLGLVHTGWVGGIMVLIAAILTMISFRMEQQEQNQTI
- a CDS encoding aldo/keto reductase codes for the protein MNHLQSTKTLNNGVHMPGFGLGVFKVEDGAELIDAVKTAIQIGYRSIDTAAIYGNEEGVGRGIQLGLAETGLRREDLFVTSKVWNADLGYESTLQAYEESLKKLQLDYLDLYLIHWPVEGKYKDAWRALETLYREGKVRAIGVSNFQPHHLDDLLKDADIIPAINQVEFHPKLTQEALYTYLNTHGIQMEAWSPLMQGELLHHPVIKELSDTYGKTPAQIILRWDVQKGVITIPKSTKAHRLKENADIFDFVLSDEDMKRLSDLNENKRIGPDPDNFDF
- a CDS encoding extracellular solute-binding protein, translating into MGRKKLWLIAFVLLFAASGILSACSSKGSSSDEKVDLDKKVKLTWMAILYHQQPPKDSVLKEIEKLTNTELDITWVPDAVKEDRLNSALAAGNLPQIVTIQDIKNSSAINAFRSGMFWEVGPYLKDYPNLSKMNELINKNASIDGKLYGIYRERPLSRQGIVIRKDWLENLNLDTPKTLDDLYEVAKAFTEKDPNQNGKADTIGFTDRNDLIYGAFKTLGSYEGMPTDWKEDNGKFTPDFMTDEYMNTMKYMKKLRDNGYINKDFPVTSKTQQQELFSQGKAGIYVGNMVDAVNLRDDATDKNMKVDILNRIKGPDGKERVWASGGHNGIFAFPKTSVKSEAELKRILAFFDRIAEEDVYGLMTYGIDGEHYKKEEGNTFVREESQVKSWQTDVQPLVSLVGIDKRYLKNKGDAVRTKYEELEEDNQKIIVANPAESLYSETASERGNELKKIIDDATYKFILGDISEDQFKKDVEKWKSNGGNKIIEEYEVSFKKSK
- a CDS encoding carbohydrate ABC transporter permease, yielding MKDRLFNLFNYSFLLMFALICVLPFIHVIAASFATVEEVITKKFILFPTTFSLEAYRYIFSTDIVYRSLIVSILVTLVGTAVSMFLSSLMAYGLSRQELKGRRTLMFLVVFTMLFSGGMIPTFIVVKTLGLLDTYWSLILPVAINAFNLIILKNFFQNIPASLEESAKMDGCNDLGIFFKIVLPLSLPAIATISLFYAVTYWNTYMTAILYLNDSVKWPIQVLLRQIVIVSSGMQGDMSDMGSSTPPPDQTIKMAVIVVATIPVLLVYPFIQKHFNKGALLGSVKG